The Osmia lignaria lignaria isolate PbOS001 chromosome 1, iyOsmLign1, whole genome shotgun sequence nucleotide sequence GTGTTCCCATAAGGATAAAAACTTGTACATATACGCTGACAAGTTAGTGAGATGGAATTTTTATCCGATCGATAACGGAAGTCGGTCATCGATCGATCATATCCGTCGAGTGGTAAGGATTCTACTCAAAATTTGTTTGCACATTTCAAATATCAATCAGGGGCGTAAATTACTGATAATTTGCTTGTTATCGAGTTGATTAAAACACCTGCCGTTTTCTCTGCgaagaagtaaaagaaaaatttccgacttttttttttttttttcaaatcatcagtCTTTATTGACtacttgtatattttatattccgtCGTCTATAGTGAAGGtgttatagaaaataaagaaaaaatgttaaacGTTTCTCAACGTTCGTTTATCTTGTAATGAATACAATCGTTTAAAACGAAAGATAAATAGTTCCTCTTTCTAAACTATGCAACATCTTCATTTACGCCCCTGTCTCGATCGTTGATACGTACGGCTACTTAACATGGGGATTTAGAATTGATTTATGATTAGATGTCTTAAataattgattatatttcatagatgattatgaaaatatgtttagataattaattatttattactgaTATAATTCACATTTATGTTTCCCCGTGACGTTACTAAGTTCCTACGTTAAGTTTTCGTACCGAATTATCGTCGAGTATTTGTAGGCGAAACGTATTCACGTTCAGTACTACTTTTTAAGTAAATTTCAAATCTTTCTGCGCAAGATAAAAATCAATTCGTAACAATATAACATGTGTAGTTGCTTAGAGAACTAGGACCATACGAAAAACCAAAAGTTATCGTTCAATTTAGAATGATTTAGAGTACACATACTTTTAAcgttatattttatcaataaacgttctaatttataaacataattaaaatcGTTAGGTTTTCCTCATTTTTCTTTGTAAGTTATACAATTATGTTTATGATTTTGCAAACACATCTGTGTTCTAGTTCGCTAAGTCGAAATGATCATAACGCAGTGGAAAAAATAATGTCTTCTTCTATTAACGATTAAATGTAACAACATATCAACATATTCATTAGGAAACAtttgttgaatgaaattttatttatgtatattccttaagaaaaaaaaaagatgcgtTTAAATGATCCCTAACGGTAATGTAATCAATTGAATTACTTGTTGCGcagattaaatttttattttcctctaaAAGTACTAATAGGGCGCATGAGATTTtactaaaagaaaaagattctAATAAAACACTTTTTTTGTACGTTAAAATTTCgtcttatcattttattttctattccaTTAGGACAGATACTGCTGAACAAACAGTATTATAATTTTCCTGTTTGAATAAGTTTGATTTTACTTTAAGACTttgtaaaatgtacatttaatcagtATAGAATTTCTCACTTTAGTTCCAGTATTAAATTaatgtgaaattaattttataaatttatcatattttcCATTAATTTACTTTGTGTCATTTTAATTACACGCATTTTTTCCATGGATTAGATGCAGattttttaacactagaactacctaCGGTTGATGATACGCGTTGATTGATTTCTGCATATAAGTACACTATGTATATAACTTTAAAAAAGAAtgaggaaaaaagggaaaataaattGATCCACTTATTTACATACTCCAGTAATAATTGCGAAAAGTATAGAAAGAAATATTGTTGTGAATTTGAGAAATTATGTACCAGTCGCTTTTACTACTTTTgtaattctagtgttaataggaatgtaattaaataatcttaaaatcaaatagaaaatatatcAGATCGTTTTATTCTTCTATCGTTTTTATATGATACAACGTTTTTTCTTCATCAGAAATTGAAACTGGAGCTCCTGACATTAAATCTCGTCCTGCTGTAGTTTTTGGGAATGCTatcacattttttatattttctgtgTTGCACAATAAACTTATGAAACGATCTAATCCTTAAAAGCAAATTTCTGATTTTAGTATCTTATTATCAAAcatcatttaaatttaaaatagaaatgaaataccTATAGCAATTCCCCCATGTGGTGGAGCACCACATTCTAGAGCATCAAGCATATGCGTTAAATGTGATTCATCCACATTTAACATCTTAAGTATTTTCTTTTGAAGCTCTGCTTCATGAATTCTTATTGAACCTCCTGCAATTTCTGAACCATTCATAACTAAATCGTAATGTAATCCTCTAACCTATAAATATAAGTATTCTGTTACATCTATACGATTACTTATGAACTTACTAATTAAGCGACAATAATACCTTCAGTGGATTTTCCAGAAGGTATTGAATATCATCTGGGTGAGGACGCGTAAATGGATGATGCATAGTTTCTAATTTATTTGTTTTAGTACTGaatgaaaataatggaaaatcggTAACCCATAAGAATTCATTTGCAGAGATACGGATTTGTTCACCTTTACTTTCTAATATATCTGTGAATTGAAGACGCACTTTTCCTAATAACGATTGCTGTAATTTTAAGAATAACATTTATATTATACTAAtgtaattaatgaatttaaaaaatataatgcaaCTGATATATTTACTGTTTGAAATTCTTCACCGTAAGCCAAGAAGAAGACATCTCCTTCTTTTAAATTTAACCTCTgctgtatattttctttaataacattTGTTAATATGGGCGATTTGTTActtgtttttaattgaattaattttacagAAGGAAAATAATTCTGTTGTAGACTAGAAATATTTTCCTTAACAGTCTTTGTAAGAAACTCCTAAAGTATAAAaggatatattataaatttataaaaatgagaaaataataaaaatataaatagcaGACGAACATACGTGCTTATTGGAAAATACCAAACCATAAACCTCATGGTTTTCATGCCATTTCATTTTAAAAGTCTGTTCCAATGCTGAATGATCAATCATTTCTGTAAGTTTATGAagctgaaatattaataatattatgctTAATAacgttattttagaaatttgaagtTAAAGGATAATTAATTCTTACTTTGTGTGGTATCCTTAAATCTGGTTTATCTGAACCATAAGATTCCATTGCCTCAGTGTATGTGAGATGCTTGAAAGGAATTGTTACTTCTCCTGCTTCTTTGGGGCAACAATAtactattaaattttcaattaatttcattactCCTTTACAATCAACAAATGACATTTCTATATCCAGCTATGAAGTAATAAAGTAAagaatatcaatatattttatatatttacaatataaaatatgtacatacCTGTGTAAATTCAGGTTGTCTATTGTGTGTAGGTTTTTCATCTCTATAACATCTGGCAATTTGAAAATATCTATCACAACCACCTATcattaataattgtttaaacTGTTGTGGACTCTGTACTAAAGAATAAAATTGTCCTGGATGTTGTGTTGGAACTATAAATTCTTGAGCACCCTGTATAAAGAAGATAAAATCTTAAAAATCTAACTGTAGTACATTATAGATGATATTAACATACATACTTCAGGAGTAACTTTAAACAGTGTTGGAGTTTCTATATCCACAAAATCACATTCATTAATTAGATATTCCCTCATTTTCATTATAACTTTTGAACGCAATCTTAAATTCCTCTGCAATTCAGGATACCTCAAGGATATGTATCTAAACTTCAACTGAGTACTTTCCTTTGCTTTATTATATTCTCTGATAATAAATGGTAAATTTGGTTTTGCTGAATTTAAAACTTCCAAGGATTGAACTTGTACTTCTATATCTCCAGttttcattctttcattttcttgacCCTCTGGTCTTTTCAATACTATACCTTCTACAAATAGCACACTTTCGAAAGCTAAATTTTTTGCTATCACTCCTAGATCTTCTCTCTAAGATAGAAGATACTTTTTTATTCTGatgtgtacatatgtatatcaattGAATGTGTAAATATTAACTTACATGATTAGGTATGATAAGTTGTACGGAACCATAAGAATCTCTCAATAACAGAAATTTATTAGTTCTGGAAAATTCTAACCAGCCATATAATTGAACTTTTTCTCCCACATTTTCACTTCTTAGTTCTCCGCATGTATGACTTCTCCACACAAATTTATTGACTGGTTGTACATTTTGCTTCATAAACGTCTGTGTATTTACAGCTAAATCATGTGTACAGGCGACTAATATTAATCGACATTTTGTTAtcatctaaaataaaataatattctacATAAGAATGAcatggaaaataatttaaatattctttaataTATGTACAATCTTTTAGTAGACATTTAAACTTACTTTCCGATAACATAAAccatttctataaaataatattaaaaattgtgctTTCCTTACTATACCATTACGAAACATTTTGTTTAAAACAAATATGTATcttcataaaatttataaacatatATTATTCTGTAATTGCAAACACCGGTGCCAGTAACAGGGCGGAGATAGTCATCGATCTAATATCATGATGAGGTATCAGGGACCACAAAGCAGCAGGTATACTGGGATGACATCGTCCAggggtatcaaggaccccgaTGTACCAATGGCGCTCCCTACCATTCGACCAGCTATCtttggggtgccaaggaccccgatgcaccCACGGCGTTTCCTATTTGTCGATTTGCTATCTTTGGGGTGTCGAGGACCCCGAATCACCAATAGCGCTCTACTAATCGACTTGTTGTCTTCGGGGTGCTGAGGACCCCGAATCACCAATGGCGCTGTCTGCTTATCAACCTGTTGTGTTTGGGGCGCTGAGGACCCCGAATCACCAATGGCGCTCTCTGCTTATCGACTTGTTGTCTTTGGGGTGCTGAGGACCCCGAATCACCAATGGCGCTCTCTGCCTATCGACTTGTTGTCTTTGGGGTGCCGAGGACCCCGAATGACCAATGGCGCTCTCTGCTTATCGATTTCTTGTCTTTGGGGTGCTGAGGACCCCGAATCACCAACGGCGCTCTCTGCCTATCGACTTGTTGTCTTTGGGGTGCTGAGGACCCCGAATCACCAATGGCGCTCTCTGCTTATCGACTTGTTGTCTTTGGGGCGCTGAGGACCCCGAATCACCAATGGCGGTCTCTGCTTATCGACTTGTTGTCTTTGGGGTGCTGAGGACCCCGAATCACCAACGGCGCTCTCTGCTTATCGACTTGTTATCTTTGGGGTGCTGAGGACCCCGAATGACCAATGGCGCTCTCTGCCTATCGACTTGTTGTCTTTGGGGTGCCGAGGACCCCGAATGACCAATGGCGCTCTCTGCTTATCGATTTCTTGTCTTTGGGGTGCTGAGGACCCCGAATCACCAACGGCGCTCTCTGCCCATCGACTTGTTGTCTTTGGGGTGCTGAGGACCCCGAATGACCAATGGCGCTCTCTGCTTATCGACTTGTTGTCTTTGGGGTGCTGAGGACCCCGAATCACCAACGGCGCTCTCTGCTTATCGACTTGTTGTCTTTGGGGTGCTGAAGACCCCGAATCACCGATTGTGCTCCCTACTATTCAACCTACTATCTTTGGGGTGTCGAGGACCCCAAGGTACAAACGGCGTTCCCTACTTATCGACTTGCTATCTTtggggtatcaaggaccccAATGCATCAATGATGCTCACTACTTATCGACCTGATATctttggggtgtcaaggaccccgcaACGAAGTTATAGTACTTACACtgaataactaaaatgataaaagaatttaaatCAATTAAGTAAATAGCTGAGAAAATAAATTACGGGTATTAAATAACTCAGAAATGAAAttcggtaaattaaataataactcaggtacatttttcaaatgatttatttattaattggcaTGAAATGAATACAAGTTTATGAAATAAATGCAACAATTTATCTGACAGCAGTTATAAAGATTAGTGTATCCATGCATTAATTATAATAGatcattaaatttctatttattttgtatacTTGAAATGTAGGTTTAAGATAATTTAAGGACTGACATGTTTGTACAAAAGCAAAGTAATAAAGGttatttaaatgtatataaaattgtatgtattttttatacCCGTTGTTTTAATACAGCTCGTATATCATTGTTGCCAGAAATAGAGTGAACATGGCCGTATCCTTCCTTTATCTGAGTGTTGCTGAGACGTCCTAAAACCCTTACTAAGGGACACTTTTTAAGGGATCCAAAATCCAGAAGGAACACGATTTCTGGGCATTcctaaaagtgctccaatttaaaaaataattagatattcattaagaggggtcaaatccagcctttctcggtaaagcctctttataaaaaatctactgcgcagcgctaactctctccgttaactactgcgcagccggtcaaggtccTCGCGGGAGCGCTgaaatccaggaggaacacgatttttgggcattcttaaaagtgctccaatttaaaaattaattagatcatCGTCATTAGGGGTCAAATCCAGCCTTTCTCGGTAaagcctctttataaaaaatctactgcgcagcgctaactctctccgttaactactgcgcagccggtcaaggtccCCGCGGGAGCGCTgaaatccaggaggaacacgatttttgggcattcctaaaagtgctccaatttaaaaaataattagatattcattaagaggggtcaaatccagcctttctcggtaaagcctctttataaaaaatctactgcgcagcgctaactctctccgttaactactgcgcagctgGTCAAGGTCCCCGCGGGAGCGCTgaaatccaggaggaacacgatttttgggcattcctaaaagtgctccaatttaaaaaataattagatattcattaagaggggtcaaatccagcctttctccgtaaagcctctttataaaaaatctactgcgcagcgctaactctctccgttaactactgcgcagccggtcaaggttCCCGCGGGAGCGCTgaaatccaggaggaacacgatttttgggcattcctaaaagtgctccaatttaaaaaataattagatattcattaagaggggtcaaatccagcctttctccgtaaagcctctttataaaaaatctactgcgcagcgctaactctctccgttaactactgcgcagccggtcaaggttCCCGCGGGAGCGCTgaaatccaggaggaacacgatttttgggcattcctaaaagtgctccaatttaaaaaataattagatattcattaagaggggtcaaatccagcctttctcggtaaagcctctttataaaaaatctactgcgcagcgctaactctctccgttaactactgcgcagccggtcaaggtccTCGCGGGAGCGCTgaaatccaggaggaacacgatttttgggcattcttaaaagtgctccaatttaaaaattaattagatcatCGTCATTAGGGGTCAAATCCAGCCTTTCTCGGTAaagcctctttataaaaaatctactgcgcagcgctaactctctccgttaactactgcgcagccggtcaaggtccCCGCGGGAGCGCTgaaatccaggaggaacacgatttttgggcattcctaaaagtgctccaatttaaaaaataattagatattcattaagaggggtcaaatccagcctttctcggtaaagcctctttataaaaaatctactgcgcagcgctaactctctccgttaactactgcgcagccggtcaaggtccTCGCGGGAGCGCTgaaatccaggaggaacacgatttttgggcattcttaaaagtgctccaatttaaaaattaattagatcatCGTCATTAGGGGTCAAATCCAGCCTTTCTCGGTAaagcctctttataaaaaatctactgcgcagcgctaactctctccgttaactactgcgcagccggtcaaggtccTCGCGGGAGCGCTgaaatccaggaggaacacgatttttgggcattcttaaaagtgctccaatttaaaaattaattagatcatCGTCATTAGGGGTCAAATCCAGCCTTTCTCGGTAaagcctctttataaaaaatctactgcgcagcgctaactctctccgttaactactgcgcagccggtcaaggtccCCGCGGGAGCGCTgaaatccaggaggaacacgatttttgggcattcctaaaagtgctccaatttaaaaaataattagatattcattaagaggggtcaaatccagcctttctcggtaaagcctctttataaaaaatctactgcgcagcgctaactccctccgttaactactgcgcagccggtcaaggatTCTAATCCGTACTTTTCAACCTGCTATCTTTGGGGTGCCGAGGACCCCGAATGGCAAATTGCGATCCCTACTATTCAATCGGCTATCTTTGGGGTGTCGAGGACCCCGATGCTCGGATGGCGCTTCCTACTTATAGATCTGCTATCTTTGGGGTGCCGAGGACCCCAATTGGCAAATTCCGATCCGTACTATTCAACCTGCTATCTTTGGGGTGTCGAGGACCCCGATGCTCGAATGGCGCTGCTTACTTATAGACTTGCTATCTTTGGGGTGccgaggaccccgaagcatcccGCTGCATACCGACTTTATGGCAtacggggtatcagggaccccgaaacatATTTATAGTACTTACATAGAATAACTAAAAtgataaaacaatttcaattaattaaatatatagctgagaaaataaattacgaGTATTAAATGactcagaaatgaaattgggtatattaaataataactcagttacatttttcaaatgatttatttattaaagggTATGaaatgaatacaagtttgtcaaataaaTGCAACaattaactactgcgcagccggtcaagggtcCCGTGGGAGAGCCGCGAATCCTGGGCAACAAAtaggtttatgatggatatggAACGCAGTGTATGTTTTACCTTAATTGTAGTGCTGTTAGAAGTAGTGCAcaacttatttttatatatacttaatgataaaatattttagaaacatttttcatacgttattaaatgattattgtgtattctgatgtaattagtaatttaaaaaaaaaatgattttatgaaaaaaaaagttggaCGTTCATGGGAGGCGAACCTGCAACAAGATAGTTTCCATCGGGTTCGTAGTCGTAGGACCTTACCGACTCACCCATCGACGATATTGAAaagttatataatattttagtgGATAAGcgggaaatttttaattatttacaataacttcactTTCTCCAATCAGATATTGCTCcatccaacataaaaatattaaaaaccacACAATCGACTAATCATataaaagaaatgtaaaaattgaaggtaTTTCTCAAGTTATCGCACAAAATACGCCGAAAATGTAGGTTTTTGATTCTTTTAAGTACGATGCACTatacctaaaaatctgaaaaaattggagataatagtcatagtaatatctaactactgtggaagtaaaaatgtaattgctcGAAaacttctacccgaaatctacATTTCTCGAcatttttttgtgtttttgatttttcacggctagGATTTAcaatcaaaaaatctgaaaaaattcacagtgATAAATAAGCATGTCTAGAATAGTCtggaattttttcagaatttttgcacaatgttaaataggagaaataggGCAAAAACCGTAATTTCTATCCTTACCCTATAACTACTCTCctggttgaggtacagggttgaaacttggtgtaccatggtttcgTGGGATAAggtatcgaatggtgcattgcgaagtagAATCGGCTCAAGGgtacttttgaccatcttatcgtGCTATATCCTTTACGGACGAGAGAGATATGAAATGATAGGAGTGACAATGAGGATCAATAAATACTCACGATTCAACATACgatctatttattatttacaacaacGTATCAATGTTACACAAAATGTACCACATcgtgttttatttaaaacacttattacacaatttacaaaacatcGCTCACTCGCTCGCCATTAAGTTCAGCTTGGTAAATGGACTGCATTTAAAACTCGTTCTCAACGATTCCGGAATTTTGGGCGATAAGAAACGCGCGGATAGAGAAATCGTGAAACGCGGAAAACTTTAAAAATGAGCTCTCGAAAGCGTatacttttaaaaattgatttcatcAAGCCGTTCGCCTTAACTTTGAATCATCTTTTTTACGTATATTTTTCAGCGcgatattttgtagaaaatttcaacatttataccataaatcatttcttttctttaacaaTAACATATCgatcaaatgaaataaattgttcaatACAATTTTAGaatacaattgctatttcacttattttttaaaacgacaaataaaaaatataacgttatttattaaattcgtTTCTATCGGGCAACAATCTTATAAATTTCTACGAGCAAACTGTTGCTGCAGAAAATTGTTATTACTTGTGTGTATAAAGCTTCGAAAACTTATGATGTTGTGTAttgtacatgtatatgtatacagttgcggtgaaaattttagaataacTGTTAAATAAAAAGCGAGAAAGACAAATGTATTCAACATTAGGtcgtttattatatatattgtcgATCAAAGAATCAACGTCTACTTTTGCCCGAGTTGATTTCGcttgatgaaattttttaaataaacgttAAGTCGGGCACGTTCGATAGAATACGAAcaataaaatctttaaaatccGTTCAACAATAAATATCCTCTGTGAATAAGAAAATTGTACAATTAGGCTAAATTGTACTAATACGGACAATAAACTCTTTCgaataaaactttaaaatattcagAACCGTACGAATGgacgttaattattattagagGGGTTCGTTCTCGGCCACTAAAATCTCGCCTGCGAGAAACCATGCCTGACCAGCATGGACAGCCGAAAAGGTGGACGGATGGCTGCTGCGGATACGagatctttctttctttgtaaAGTTAAGAACGAGCCTGGACGATTTATGCCTCCGTATTAGAATGCGAACCCTGCCTcgccataattttattttcattccacTTCACAGACCACACATTTAATCGTCATATCTGTGCAGTGGACAAATCACGCGTCGTGCGTGTCGcaccacgaaaaaaaaaaaaaaataaataaataaataaaaaaataaataaaacaccaACACGTGGAAACACCCCACGTACATACAGAGTGTTTTTAAAAATCTATTACACCTCGGATCGAAGATACCGTGTTCAGCTCGATATTAATTGTTCTACCAACGATGagcgaatttttattattactctTCTCTTAATAGTCTActcacatacatatgtatatcgatTCTAAGTTTTACATAACGTCGTTTCTGTATTATAGTCATTTGAAATATCTCAGATGTTTTTTGACAACGGAGAAAGGTTGTGTCTTTCCTTCAAAATAAATTCCTTCTTTCATTGATACTTATTTCGATTATTAAAACTCTAACGAGATACTTCAAATGTTGATCGATTAGACGAAACGGCATAGCACATTGACAGAGTATGCGTAAATACGTTACCATTCTTTGATCCGAGGTGCTGTACACCGATAGAAACCCtctgtataaatatatatgtatgtatagatATATTATGTGTATATAGAAAAGTAACTCCGTAACGTACAATAAATCGTATCTTTCTTTGGCACATTTCGTCAATTATAGGATTTCCGTACAAGTACACCTATTTAGGTACGCATACGCCTTTGCATACTTGTCACCTGCTGTATACAAGTATGCATCATTGTATTGTATCATTGTAATATCAACTTGCTTTAATCTCTAATAATCATATACATACACAGGACGTGATTACAATGAATTTTTTCAGTACACCCAAACTGTAATATCATCGCAACCATATCctgaatatatgtataatatacacGGTTATACTCAAAGAAGATACAAACTATGAAAAACTAGAAATTCTCCATGCAAAGGGAATCGAAAAGgtctttgtcattttttt carries:
- the AspRS-m gene encoding aspartyl-tRNA synthetase, mitochondrial isoform X1; the encoded protein is MFRNGIVRKAQFLILFYRNGLCYRKMITKCRLILVACTHDLAVNTQTFMKQNVQPVNKFVWRSHTCGELRSENVGEKVQLYGWLEFSRTNKFLLLRDSYGSVQLIIPNHREDLGVIAKNLAFESVLFVEGIVLKRPEGQENERMKTGDIEVQVQSLEVLNSAKPNLPFIIREYNKAKESTQLKFRYISLRYPELQRNLRLRSKVIMKMREYLINECDFVDIETPTLFKVTPEGAQEFIVPTQHPGQFYSLVQSPQQFKQLLMIGGCDRYFQIARCYRDEKPTHNRQPEFTQLDIEMSFVDCKGVMKLIENLIVYCCPKEAGEVTIPFKHLTYTEAMESYGSDKPDLRIPHKLHKLTEMIDHSALEQTFKMKWHENHEVYGLVFSNKHEFLTKTVKENISSLQQNYFPSVKLIQLKTSNKSPILTNVIKENIQQRLNLKEGDVFFLAYGEEFQTQSLLGKVRLQFTDILESKGEQIRISANEFLWVTDFPLFSFSTKTNKLETMHHPFTRPHPDDIQYLLENPLKVRGLHYDLVMNGSEIAGGSIRIHEAELQKKILKMLNVDESHLTHMLDALECGAPPHGGIAIGLDRFISLLCNTENIKNVIAFPKTTAGRDLMSGAPVSISDEEKTLYHIKTIEE
- the AspRS-m gene encoding aspartyl-tRNA synthetase, mitochondrial isoform X2 — encoded protein: MITKCRLILVACTHDLAVNTQTFMKQNVQPVNKFVWRSHTCGELRSENVGEKVQLYGWLEFSRTNKFLLLRDSYGSVQLIIPNHREDLGVIAKNLAFESVLFVEGIVLKRPEGQENERMKTGDIEVQVQSLEVLNSAKPNLPFIIREYNKAKESTQLKFRYISLRYPELQRNLRLRSKVIMKMREYLINECDFVDIETPTLFKVTPEGAQEFIVPTQHPGQFYSLVQSPQQFKQLLMIGGCDRYFQIARCYRDEKPTHNRQPEFTQLDIEMSFVDCKGVMKLIENLIVYCCPKEAGEVTIPFKHLTYTEAMESYGSDKPDLRIPHKLHKLTEMIDHSALEQTFKMKWHENHEVYGLVFSNKHEFLTKTVKENISSLQQNYFPSVKLIQLKTSNKSPILTNVIKENIQQRLNLKEGDVFFLAYGEEFQTQSLLGKVRLQFTDILESKGEQIRISANEFLWVTDFPLFSFSTKTNKLETMHHPFTRPHPDDIQYLLENPLKVRGLHYDLVMNGSEIAGGSIRIHEAELQKKILKMLNVDESHLTHMLDALECGAPPHGGIAIGLDRFISLLCNTENIKNVIAFPKTTAGRDLMSGAPVSISDEEKTLYHIKTIEE